A section of the Deinococcus taeanensis genome encodes:
- a CDS encoding M48 family metallopeptidase, producing MIPEAALRGVYFDGQSSRDQPAQLTLGGTDALLSLDGPGEDQRWPVSALTVDPPVPGVRRVVKFPDGGRFESAQTADLRAWERAAGRNRALRGVAWLEAHWGSALTAVAVAFGLLGGFIVWGIPALATQAARVTPRTVLAAFDRETLEFLETQKLIGPSGLPAARQAQLQRSFGRVRSWAGGSYPYRLLLRDGEVGGDLELGANAFALPNGTIVMTDQLVRLARSDRELLGVLAHETGHVTRRHGLAAVYQGLGLGLVTTLLTGDLVSSSTFAAAVPAAILKGGYSRAAESESDEDSARFMMEAFGTTRPLQAILARLEADAREKAEDRGLGSWLDVFRSHPVTAQRIASLRALESAARGAP from the coding sequence ATGATTCCCGAGGCGGCGCTGCGCGGCGTGTACTTCGACGGGCAGAGCAGCCGCGACCAGCCCGCGCAACTGACTCTGGGCGGCACTGACGCCCTGCTGAGCCTGGACGGGCCCGGGGAGGACCAGCGGTGGCCGGTCTCGGCCCTGACCGTGGACCCGCCGGTTCCGGGGGTGCGCCGCGTGGTGAAGTTCCCGGACGGCGGGCGGTTCGAGTCAGCGCAGACCGCGGACCTGCGGGCGTGGGAGCGCGCCGCAGGCCGCAACCGCGCGCTGCGGGGGGTGGCGTGGCTGGAAGCCCACTGGGGCAGCGCCCTGACGGCGGTCGCGGTGGCGTTCGGGCTGCTGGGAGGCTTCATCGTGTGGGGGATCCCCGCGCTGGCGACGCAGGCGGCGCGGGTCACGCCGCGCACCGTCCTGGCGGCCTTTGACCGGGAGACCCTGGAGTTTCTGGAAACCCAGAAGCTGATCGGGCCGAGTGGCCTGCCCGCGGCGCGGCAGGCTCAACTTCAACGGTCGTTCGGGCGCGTGCGCAGCTGGGCAGGCGGCAGTTACCCGTACCGGCTGCTGCTGCGTGACGGAGAGGTGGGCGGAGACCTGGAGCTGGGCGCGAATGCGTTCGCCCTGCCGAACGGCACCATTGTCATGACTGATCAACTCGTGCGGCTGGCCCGCAGTGACCGGGAACTGCTGGGCGTGCTGGCCCACGAGACGGGGCACGTCACGCGGCGGCACGGACTGGCCGCGGTCTACCAGGGACTGGGCCTGGGGCTGGTGACCACCCTGCTGACGGGAGACCTCGTGAGTTCGAGTACCTTTGCGGCGGCGGTGCCTGCAGCGATCCTGAAGGGCGGGTACTCCCGCGCGGCCGAAAGCGAGTCGGATGAGGACTCCGCGCGGTTCATGATGGAGGCGTTCGGCACCACCCGGCCGCTCCAGGCCATCCTCGCGCGCCTCGAAGCCGACGCGCGCGAGAAGGCTGAGGACCGTGGGCTGGGCTCGTGGCTGGACGTGTTCCGGTCGCATCCGGTCACGGCGCAGCGGATTGCGTCGCTCAGGGCGCTGGAGAGCGCGGCGCGCGGCGCCCCGTGA
- a CDS encoding NADPH-dependent FMN reductase, translated as MKFTVLSTSLDADSRSAWLCDLTAAQLSAQGHEVTHLDLRRTPLPPFDNDQGPGGCYAHPNAESYHRAVREADGVFLGVPVYNWGLGSGVKALVELTGSSDAERGLHGAWFDRPVTFLVSGGLDHGYLSHGAFAFGLMVDFRCVVNPHFVYATSAHWDAPGVPGKWLTARLARTVDRGVDLSTRLRGRDYHSVWEL; from the coding sequence ATGAAGTTCACGGTTCTGTCCACCAGTCTTGACGCAGACAGCCGCAGCGCGTGGCTGTGTGACCTGACGGCAGCTCAGCTCAGCGCCCAGGGGCACGAGGTCACCCACCTCGACCTGCGCCGCACGCCACTGCCTCCGTTCGATAACGACCAGGGGCCCGGGGGCTGCTACGCGCACCCGAACGCGGAGTCGTATCACCGTGCGGTCCGCGAGGCTGATGGGGTTTTTCTCGGGGTCCCCGTCTACAACTGGGGTCTGGGTTCCGGCGTCAAGGCACTGGTGGAACTCACGGGCAGCAGCGACGCGGAGCGGGGGCTGCACGGCGCGTGGTTCGACCGCCCGGTCACGTTCCTGGTGTCGGGCGGGCTGGATCACGGCTACCTGAGTCACGGGGCGTTCGCGTTCGGGTTGATGGTGGATTTCCGCTGCGTGGTGAACCCCCACTTCGTGTACGCCACCTCCGCGCACTGGGACGCGCCGGGCGTGCCGGGGAAATGGCTCACGGCCCGCCTGGCCCGCACGGTGGACCGGGGCGTGGACCTGTCGACGCGCCTGCGTGGCCGCGACTACCACAGCGTGTGGGAACTGTGA
- a CDS encoding NAD(P)-dependent oxidoreductase — protein MTTFAFLGLGAMGAPMATHLAKHAHAHGHRTLVWNRTTTKAEAHASEHGSEVATLAQAARADFIFTCLPTSAEVDEVLNAMQPHLRPRAVWIDCTSGHPAAAVRQAGQLAAADVTFLDAPVSGGTAGAQAGRLTVMVGGDPSALAAARPHLAFAGKVEHVGRTGAGFAVKAVNNALLGVTLWATGEGLAVLGRAGVNLEAALSVINASSGRSNASENLIPQRVLTREFPPTFALGLLAKDAGIAVDLTQSVQGSAPVLAQVAALLRGAQRVVGAAADHTAALKLIETMNDQELR, from the coding sequence ATGACCACCTTCGCTTTCCTGGGCCTGGGCGCGATGGGCGCCCCGATGGCTACGCACCTGGCCAAGCACGCCCACGCGCACGGACACCGCACGCTCGTGTGGAACCGCACCACCACCAAAGCCGAGGCGCACGCCAGCGAGCATGGCAGCGAGGTCGCCACGCTGGCACAGGCCGCGCGCGCCGACTTCATCTTCACTTGCCTCCCCACCAGCGCCGAGGTCGACGAGGTCCTGAACGCCATGCAGCCGCACCTGCGCCCCAGGGCCGTGTGGATCGACTGCACCAGCGGCCACCCCGCCGCAGCGGTCCGGCAGGCCGGGCAGCTCGCCGCCGCAGACGTGACCTTTCTCGACGCGCCCGTCAGCGGCGGCACTGCGGGTGCCCAGGCCGGGCGCCTGACCGTCATGGTCGGCGGTGACCCCAGCGCCCTGGCCGCCGCGCGCCCTCACCTGGCCTTCGCGGGGAAGGTCGAGCATGTGGGCCGGACCGGCGCGGGCTTCGCAGTGAAGGCCGTGAACAACGCCCTGCTGGGCGTGACCCTCTGGGCGACCGGCGAGGGTCTGGCCGTGCTGGGCCGCGCCGGCGTGAACCTGGAAGCGGCGCTCAGTGTCATCAATGCCAGCAGCGGCCGCAGCAACGCCAGCGAGAACCTCATCCCGCAGCGCGTACTGACCCGCGAATTTCCCCCGACGTTCGCACTCGGGCTGCTCGCCAAGGACGCTGGCATCGCCGTGGACCTCACGCAGAGCGTGCAGGGAAGCGCCCCGGTCCTCGCCCAGGTCGCGGCCCTGCTGCGCGGCGCGCAGCGCGTCGTGGGCGCCGCGGCGGATCACACGGCCGCCCTGAAGCTCATCGAGACCATGAACGACCAGGAGCTCCGGTGA
- a CDS encoding MFS transporter, with protein MTVPAPARPRVNPWVLSAFWFGSAFHWLVLLLILMPQNVVTFVGTTHKGTFLGLLTGIGAVLALVLPPLVGAHSDRTGKRLLYLREGLIVNLAGVAVMALAVATLGGMTGFWVYVLGFLLVQFGNNFATAPYSALIPELVRPEQRGRYSGVMAMLQALGQLLGAVSAFAVGALHLPPLVLFALIAGFLVVPAIVTLRGVPDTVIARDLHAPTLSWRALFAHQPFLWVFVTRVLFSLGQYSVQPFLQYYNKDVLRQADPETSTSVMLLCIIVGSIVSASVGGRVSDRVGRKPVIYVAGSVMAAAALLLLIAPGFGPALALAAAFGLGFGAFTSVDWALGSDAMPSQSSYARDMGIWHVAFVAPQMSSAPQGALLDWGNAQGGNLGYTLVFGIAALCFMLGVVLIRNVPERRPQVSAA; from the coding sequence ATGACTGTTCCTGCTCCTGCGCGCCCGCGGGTGAACCCCTGGGTGCTGTCCGCCTTCTGGTTCGGTTCCGCGTTTCACTGGCTGGTGCTGCTGCTGATCCTGATGCCGCAGAACGTGGTGACCTTCGTCGGAACTACCCACAAGGGCACGTTCCTGGGGCTTCTCACGGGCATCGGAGCGGTGCTGGCCCTGGTCCTGCCGCCGCTGGTGGGGGCCCACAGCGACCGGACCGGCAAACGCCTGCTGTACCTGCGCGAAGGCCTGATCGTGAATCTCGCGGGGGTGGCAGTCATGGCGCTGGCCGTGGCGACGCTGGGCGGCATGACCGGTTTCTGGGTGTACGTGCTGGGATTCCTGCTGGTGCAGTTCGGGAACAACTTTGCCACGGCCCCGTACTCCGCGCTGATTCCGGAACTGGTGCGCCCGGAACAGCGCGGGCGCTACAGCGGCGTGATGGCCATGCTTCAGGCGCTGGGGCAGCTGCTGGGCGCCGTGAGCGCCTTTGCGGTCGGGGCGCTCCACCTGCCCCCGCTGGTGTTGTTCGCGCTGATCGCAGGGTTCCTGGTGGTGCCCGCCATCGTGACGCTGCGGGGCGTGCCGGACACGGTGATCGCACGCGACCTGCACGCCCCTACCCTGAGCTGGCGGGCGCTGTTCGCGCACCAGCCGTTTCTGTGGGTGTTCGTCACCCGGGTGCTGTTCTCGTTGGGGCAGTATTCGGTGCAGCCCTTCTTGCAGTACTACAACAAGGACGTGCTGCGCCAGGCGGACCCGGAGACCAGCACCAGCGTGATGCTGCTGTGCATCATCGTGGGCAGCATCGTGTCGGCCAGCGTGGGCGGACGCGTGAGTGACCGGGTGGGCCGCAAGCCCGTGATCTACGTGGCGGGCAGCGTGATGGCGGCCGCAGCGCTGCTGCTGCTGATCGCGCCGGGTTTCGGACCGGCGCTGGCGCTGGCCGCGGCGTTCGGCCTGGGGTTCGGGGCATTCACGAGCGTGGACTGGGCGCTGGGCAGCGACGCGATGCCCAGCCAGAGCAGTTACGCGCGGGACATGGGCATCTGGCACGTGGCCTTCGTGGCGCCCCAGATGAGCAGTGCGCCGCAGGGGGCGCTGCTCGACTGGGGAAATGCGCAGGGCGGCAACCTGGGGTACACGCTGGTCTTCGGCATTGCGGCGCTGTGTTTCATGCTGGGCGTGGTCCTGATCCGCAACGTGCCGGAAAGGCGGCCCCAGGTCAGTGCCGCCTGA
- a CDS encoding RluA family pseudouridine synthase, producing the protein MTRAPLARPAEKPRVIVEHPDFYVVHKPALWLTHPVRARVDVPDLLTFMRGETGEADLAPPHRLDRETSGAQILTRDREAAQRFFTLFKTHLVGKTYVAVVHGTPGWDRFTLDAPLGDVGLGGANRIAIRQGVVPDGRPAVTDFRVLDRRAGHALVEAYPRSGRLHQIRAHLAHLGLPMVGDKIYGRDPGVFLSFMETGQTPELTARLGLARQALHAARVAFPWAGAQMVAEVPLAADLRAYWEGLPDPTC; encoded by the coding sequence GTGACCCGCGCGCCGCTGGCGCGGCCTGCCGAGAAGCCGCGCGTGATTGTGGAACACCCGGACTTTTACGTGGTGCACAAGCCCGCCCTGTGGCTCACGCACCCGGTGAGGGCGCGGGTGGACGTGCCGGACCTGCTCACGTTCATGCGGGGCGAAACGGGTGAAGCCGACCTGGCGCCGCCACACCGGCTGGACCGGGAAACGAGCGGCGCGCAGATCCTCACCCGGGACCGGGAGGCGGCGCAGCGGTTCTTTACCCTGTTCAAGACGCACCTTGTGGGCAAGACGTACGTGGCCGTGGTGCACGGAACGCCCGGGTGGGATCGCTTCACGCTGGACGCGCCGCTCGGTGACGTCGGGCTGGGCGGCGCGAACCGGATTGCCATCCGGCAGGGCGTCGTGCCGGACGGTCGTCCCGCGGTCACGGACTTCCGGGTGCTGGACCGCCGCGCAGGTCACGCCCTGGTTGAGGCGTACCCCCGCTCCGGGCGGCTGCACCAGATCCGCGCGCACCTCGCGCATCTGGGGCTGCCCATGGTGGGAGACAAAATCTACGGGCGGGACCCGGGCGTGTTCCTGAGCTTCATGGAGACCGGTCAGACGCCGGAACTCACGGCGCGGCTGGGCCTGGCGCGCCAGGCGCTGCATGCCGCGCGCGTCGCGTTTCCCTGGGCCGGCGCGCAGATGGTCGCGGAGGTGCCGCTTGCCGCGGACCTGCGGGCCTACTGGGAGGGGCTGCCGGACCCCACATGCTGA
- a CDS encoding TetR/AcrR family transcriptional regulator, with amino-acid sequence MTPLSPTGGRRRLPSADRRQQILDGSETLFTTRGFEAVSMGDIAHHLGISRPTVYSYFTSTADILTELLSQRLQAFETRLAPVLRDLHQHPQPFAEIFLMLVGERHLLTLLQSGSGPAFTGRRLAVFADLETRLNAYVQPPQGRDRVPFLLTCLTLLLQATATHAVNAGLSPAQTTQLAGTLNRFLQAGLAGMPDLNGH; translated from the coding sequence ATGACTCCCCTCTCCCCCACCGGGGGCCGCCGCCGCCTTCCCTCCGCCGACCGGCGACAGCAGATTCTCGACGGCAGCGAGACCCTGTTCACCACGCGCGGGTTCGAAGCCGTCAGCATGGGGGACATCGCGCACCACCTGGGCATCTCCCGCCCCACGGTGTACAGCTACTTCACTTCCACCGCCGACATCCTCACCGAGCTGCTCAGCCAGCGTCTCCAGGCCTTCGAGACCCGGCTGGCGCCTGTGCTGCGCGACCTGCACCAGCACCCGCAGCCCTTCGCCGAGATCTTCCTGATGCTCGTCGGAGAACGCCACCTCCTGACCCTGCTTCAGAGTGGCAGCGGACCCGCCTTCACGGGGCGCCGCCTCGCCGTGTTCGCCGATCTGGAAACCCGCCTGAACGCTTACGTCCAGCCTCCCCAGGGGCGGGATCGCGTGCCGTTCCTGCTCACCTGCCTGACGCTGCTGCTGCAGGCCACCGCCACGCACGCCGTGAACGCCGGACTCAGCCCGGCGCAGACCACGCAGCTTGCCGGAACGCTCAACCGGTTCCTGCAGGCGGGCCTTGCCGGCATGCCTGACCTGAACGGGCACTGA
- a CDS encoding YjgN family protein yields MTDAALSHREYGRPQAPATPPEAVPGPVERHDMQFTGAAGEYFRLWIVNVALTLVTLGLYLPWARVRTRQYFYGHTWLAGQNFEYRANPAALLRGYLLVGTLFALYAFGSQTERWWLVVPIILIYVAVYPWLVWKSMRFQAANTFHRGLNFSFHGTVRNSYVAYGAANVASSVIGFALPWAWFMQRRYQVNGVGFGQARAAFRGDVAPFYMVGLTGLGLTVGGGLAAVLLGGLLAGVVAVVSGDLNQSGDVWDRLSPGTILTFVGVAYVSFLLLYVVAWQYVRGATMKYVLNQAELGGVVRTGATFSPWGLVWLSVTNSLAQMLTLGLATPWAAVRRARFVLEGLHVRTITDLDHFRGQAQPPGTAVGEAATELLDIQVGF; encoded by the coding sequence ATGACTGACGCCGCTCTTTCCCACCGCGAATACGGCCGCCCCCAGGCGCCGGCCACTCCGCCCGAGGCCGTGCCGGGGCCCGTGGAGCGGCATGACATGCAGTTTACCGGCGCCGCCGGCGAGTACTTCCGCTTGTGGATCGTGAACGTGGCCCTGACCCTCGTGACGCTCGGGCTGTACCTGCCGTGGGCGCGGGTGCGGACCCGCCAGTACTTCTACGGGCACACGTGGCTGGCCGGGCAGAACTTCGAGTACCGCGCCAACCCGGCGGCGCTGCTGCGCGGGTACCTGCTGGTGGGCACACTGTTCGCGCTGTATGCCTTCGGGAGTCAGACGGAGCGGTGGTGGCTGGTCGTGCCGATCATTCTGATCTACGTGGCGGTGTACCCGTGGCTGGTGTGGAAGTCCATGCGGTTTCAGGCGGCCAATACCTTCCACCGGGGTCTGAACTTCTCGTTCCACGGTACGGTGCGCAACTCGTATGTGGCGTACGGCGCGGCGAATGTCGCCTCGTCCGTGATCGGGTTTGCGCTGCCGTGGGCGTGGTTCATGCAGCGCCGCTACCAGGTGAACGGGGTGGGCTTCGGGCAGGCGCGCGCGGCCTTCCGGGGGGACGTGGCGCCGTTCTACATGGTCGGCCTGACCGGCCTTGGCCTGACTGTGGGGGGCGGGCTCGCGGCGGTGCTGCTGGGGGGCCTGCTGGCGGGCGTCGTGGCCGTCGTGAGCGGTGACCTGAACCAGTCGGGGGACGTGTGGGACCGCCTGTCCCCGGGCACCATCCTCACGTTCGTGGGGGTCGCGTACGTCTCGTTCCTGCTGTTGTACGTGGTGGCGTGGCAGTACGTGCGCGGCGCGACCATGAAGTACGTGCTGAACCAGGCGGAGCTGGGGGGCGTGGTGAGGACGGGCGCGACCTTCAGTCCGTGGGGGCTGGTGTGGCTGAGCGTCACGAACAGCCTCGCGCAGATGCTGACGCTGGGCCTGGCGACCCCCTGGGCAGCTGTGCGGCGCGCCCGCTTCGTGCTGGAGGGGCTGCACGTGCGGACCATCACGGACCTCGATCATTTCCGCGGGCAGGCGCAGCCGCCCGGCACCGCCGTTGGCGAGGCGGCCACGGAACTGCTCGATATTCAGGTGGGCTTCTGA
- a CDS encoding cold-shock protein, translated as MAQGRVKWFNVEKGYGFIEHPGNPDVFVHYSAIQSGGFRKLNEGDEVEFEVEAGQGSKGPQARNVVVTHAAPVAMGGGDSRSSRW; from the coding sequence ATGGCTCAAGGTCGTGTGAAGTGGTTCAACGTCGAGAAAGGCTACGGATTCATCGAGCACCCCGGCAACCCGGACGTGTTTGTGCACTACAGCGCCATTCAGAGTGGTGGGTTCCGCAAGCTGAACGAGGGCGATGAAGTCGAGTTTGAGGTCGAGGCCGGCCAGGGCAGCAAGGGGCCCCAGGCCAGGAACGTCGTGGTGACCCACGCCGCTCCCGTCGCCATGGGCGGGGGCGACAGCCGCAGCAGCCGCTGGTAG
- a CDS encoding YhgE/Pip domain-containing protein, with amino-acid sequence MTEPSPRTSSLRDSYRLLSPAERSLWRHPIMWAAATAFLFIPIIYVSVYLMSVWDPTGTLDRLPAALVNLDRGAVSHGRTVNVGHDLVVELQNDPPVHLIRYPTEAAAQAAVRRGEVYFALTIPADFSRNAVAGSSNQHGLLHLYRAPGLNSYASTVADRVATTTATSLNTRLSENRWDTVQTSLKDLQQGFAEIRTATDQLASGAQNLTAGTRRLNEGAGGLTLGARTLQTSSGRLAAGAGTLSRGVTRLTGGVTALSGGLRQLERAAPGEQALVPLRRGAAQLTTGARDLSGGLARLAQGSDQLSAGATELAGGATQVNTGTTQLARQLPGLARGLEDLSSGARQLATGAGTLRSGVTQGLAPVAQGATQLQAGAHALGTGMEQVRSGAQNAANGAAQLAAGLPELTQSLGQLQGGARTLGGGAAQLAGALNGTPTQNSAQSLQAGAQSLTAGLGQAHAAAQNAGSGARQLATQLPALNTGLKNLQAGAAALDDGARQLAGGVQQGLAPLQTGATQLQAGAQTLAQGARQARTGAQKAASGAAQLAQGTAQVQTGAQTLVRGARSLAAHTRQASAGAAHVARGASTLQGGVNRLADGNVKIRAALTQITRTLPSQTSLTTLSTGSQTLAGSARQLAGGAGQLADGAAALQDGTADVLGGAQDLTDGLKALRDRIPTSIEQLGGDPTGLAESVQVRTQTFANVPNNGNAFAPYFIALALWVGATMTTFIFPYLLLPESGRDTPQVARVLRKLTHPLLIVLGQAVIVVTGAHLMGVQFARPVQVLLTTVAGSVTFLLVILALNLLLGPAGRVLALVLLIVQLAASGGSYPVELSSPVFQAIHTAIPVTDVINALRHAMFGAFEGQYWTFMGHLGVVALLSLTAALLSRRRWVFIPDDRFRSPIITDVG; translated from the coding sequence ATGACAGAGCCCAGCCCCCGCACATCGTCCCTGCGCGACAGCTACCGCCTGCTCTCCCCCGCAGAGCGCAGTCTGTGGCGCCACCCCATCATGTGGGCCGCTGCCACCGCCTTCCTGTTTATCCCCATCATCTACGTCAGCGTCTACCTCATGAGCGTCTGGGACCCAACCGGCACCCTCGACCGGCTGCCCGCCGCACTCGTCAACCTCGACCGCGGCGCCGTCTCCCACGGCAGAACCGTGAACGTCGGCCACGACCTGGTCGTGGAACTCCAGAACGACCCACCCGTTCACCTCATCCGCTACCCCACGGAAGCCGCCGCGCAGGCCGCCGTGCGCCGCGGCGAGGTGTACTTCGCCCTGACCATCCCGGCAGATTTCAGCCGTAACGCCGTGGCAGGCAGCAGCAACCAGCACGGCCTCCTGCACCTGTACCGCGCGCCCGGCCTGAACTCCTACGCCAGCACCGTCGCCGACCGCGTGGCCACCACCACCGCCACCTCCCTGAACACCCGCCTGAGCGAAAACCGCTGGGACACCGTGCAGACCAGCCTCAAAGACCTCCAGCAGGGCTTCGCTGAGATCCGCACCGCCACGGACCAGCTTGCCAGCGGCGCCCAGAACCTCACCGCCGGCACCCGCAGACTCAACGAGGGCGCCGGCGGCCTCACCCTGGGCGCCCGTACCCTCCAGACCAGCTCCGGTAGACTCGCGGCGGGCGCCGGCACCCTCAGCCGCGGCGTCACCCGCCTGACCGGCGGCGTCACCGCGCTGTCCGGGGGGCTGCGCCAGCTGGAACGGGCGGCCCCCGGTGAGCAGGCCCTTGTGCCGCTGCGCCGCGGCGCGGCGCAGCTCACGACCGGTGCCAGGGACCTCAGCGGCGGCCTCGCCCGGCTCGCCCAGGGGAGCGATCAGCTGTCTGCCGGCGCCACAGAACTCGCCGGCGGCGCCACTCAGGTCAACACCGGCACCACGCAGCTTGCCCGGCAACTGCCGGGTCTGGCCCGCGGCCTGGAAGACCTCAGCAGCGGCGCCCGCCAGCTCGCCACCGGCGCCGGCACCCTGCGCAGCGGAGTTACTCAGGGCCTTGCGCCTGTCGCGCAGGGCGCCACCCAGCTTCAGGCGGGCGCACATGCCCTCGGTACCGGCATGGAACAGGTCCGCAGCGGCGCGCAGAACGCCGCGAACGGAGCCGCGCAGCTCGCTGCCGGGCTGCCGGAACTCACGCAGAGCCTGGGGCAGCTGCAGGGGGGCGCCCGGACCCTCGGCGGCGGCGCGGCTCAGCTGGCCGGCGCGCTGAACGGCACACCCACCCAGAACAGCGCGCAGAGCCTCCAGGCCGGCGCACAGTCCCTGACTGCCGGCCTCGGCCAGGCCCACGCCGCGGCGCAGAACGCGGGGAGCGGCGCCCGACAGCTGGCCACGCAGCTGCCCGCCCTGAACACTGGCCTCAAGAACCTGCAGGCGGGGGCCGCGGCCTTAGATGACGGCGCGCGGCAGCTTGCCGGAGGCGTCCAGCAGGGTCTGGCCCCCCTCCAGACCGGCGCCACGCAGCTTCAGGCCGGCGCCCAGACGCTCGCCCAGGGTGCCCGGCAGGCCCGGACCGGCGCACAGAAAGCCGCTTCAGGGGCCGCGCAGCTGGCGCAGGGCACTGCCCAGGTTCAGACAGGCGCCCAGACGCTCGTCCGGGGCGCCCGCTCCCTCGCCGCCCATACCCGCCAGGCGTCGGCCGGGGCCGCGCACGTTGCCCGCGGCGCCAGCACCCTGCAGGGCGGCGTGAACCGTCTCGCCGACGGCAACGTGAAGATCAGGGCCGCGCTGACGCAGATCACCCGCACACTCCCCAGCCAGACGAGTCTGACCACCCTCAGCACCGGCAGCCAGACCCTGGCCGGCAGCGCCCGGCAGCTTGCGGGAGGCGCCGGCCAGCTCGCTGACGGCGCGGCAGCGCTACAGGACGGCACCGCCGACGTTCTCGGCGGCGCGCAGGATCTCACGGACGGCCTGAAGGCCTTGCGTGACCGCATTCCCACCAGCATCGAGCAGCTCGGCGGCGACCCCACCGGGCTTGCCGAGAGCGTGCAGGTCCGCACCCAGACTTTCGCGAACGTGCCCAACAACGGCAACGCCTTCGCGCCGTACTTCATCGCCCTGGCCCTGTGGGTGGGCGCCACCATGACCACATTCATCTTCCCGTACCTGCTGCTGCCTGAAAGCGGCCGTGACACCCCGCAGGTCGCGCGCGTGCTGCGCAAACTCACCCATCCGCTGCTGATCGTGCTGGGGCAGGCCGTGATCGTCGTGACCGGCGCCCATTTGATGGGGGTGCAGTTCGCCCGCCCCGTCCAGGTGCTGCTGACCACTGTGGCGGGCAGCGTCACGTTCCTGCTGGTCATCCTGGCGCTGAACCTGCTGCTCGGCCCGGCCGGGCGAGTTCTGGCACTGGTGCTGCTGATCGTGCAGCTCGCGGCAAGTGGCGGCAGCTACCCCGTGGAACTCAGCAGCCCGGTCTTCCAGGCCATTCATACGGCCATCCCGGTCACAGACGTGATCAATGCCCTGCGGCACGCCATGTTCGGGGCTTTTGAGGGTCAGTACTGGACGTTCATGGGCCACCTGGGGGTGGTCGCCCTGCTCAGCCTGACCGCCGCGCTGCTCAGCCGCCGCCGCTGGGTGTTCATCCCCGATGACCGCTTCCGCTCCCCGATCATCACCGACGTCGGTTAA
- a CDS encoding SDR family oxidoreductase — protein MTTQSMQGRRVLITGATGGIGLITARELVRWGAHVTIVGRNPDKTRQVAQDTGAQATLLADLSELAQVRRAAREFTARGEGLDVLINNAGAFFTTRQETREGIEQTWALNHLSPFLLTRELLPLLRQGQAPRVVTVASAAHMTGRIRFDDPEFRRGYGGWAAYAQSKLANILFARELARRESGLQSNSLHPGMVATGFAHNNGGWVSRAYRIVDRFAVTPEQGAQTSIHLAAAPVSVSGRYFSNRRETTPALQAQDDGAAYRLWTLSEEMVGAPD, from the coding sequence ATGACCACCCAGAGCATGCAAGGCCGGCGCGTCCTGATCACGGGCGCCACCGGGGGAATCGGGCTGATCACCGCCCGCGAACTCGTCCGGTGGGGCGCGCACGTGACCATCGTGGGCCGCAACCCCGACAAGACCCGGCAGGTCGCGCAGGACACCGGCGCGCAGGCCACGCTCCTGGCCGACCTGTCCGAACTCGCGCAGGTGCGCCGGGCCGCCCGGGAATTCACGGCGCGCGGCGAGGGGCTCGACGTGCTGATCAACAACGCCGGGGCGTTCTTCACCACGCGCCAGGAAACCCGCGAGGGCATCGAGCAGACCTGGGCCCTGAACCACCTCTCCCCCTTCCTGCTCACCCGTGAACTGCTGCCCCTGCTCCGCCAAGGTCAGGCGCCGCGCGTGGTGACCGTCGCCTCCGCGGCGCACATGACGGGCCGCATCCGGTTCGACGACCCCGAATTCCGCCGCGGTTACGGCGGCTGGGCCGCGTACGCGCAGAGCAAACTCGCCAATATTCTGTTCGCCCGCGAGCTTGCCCGGCGCGAAAGCGGCCTTCAGAGCAACAGTCTGCACCCCGGCATGGTCGCCACCGGCTTCGCCCACAACAACGGCGGGTGGGTCAGCCGCGCCTACCGGATCGTGGACCGGTTTGCCGTCACCCCCGAACAGGGCGCGCAGACCAGCATCCACCTGGCCGCAGCCCCGGTCAGCGTGAGCGGGCGGTACTTCAGTAACCGCCGGGAAACCACGCCCGCTCTGCAGGCGCAGGACGACGGCGCCGCCTACCGCCTGTGGACCCTCAGCGAGGAGATGGTGGGCGCCCCGGACTGA